The DNA region GTCGTGCCCATATGTCAGCACTACTGCATGGTGCTGACCTGGCACCTACTACTTCCCTGGGCCAACTGCAGGCCAGCTCCGGGAATAGCATGTGTggctccctgtcctctctgtggcTGGTACAGACAGACAGGTAATGTTCTGCACCCTGGAGAGCTCACCCACCCACCATGCTCAGTTACTCCAGATTCACCCTAAGCCCACCCTTTACTCCAGAACACTGAAGCCAGAGCAGATCAGGAGATCCCCTCAAATCCCAGCTTTGGGGTTTGGCCAGGTAAGTGGGAGGTATTGGGGGAGCGTGGACCACCCTTGTCTTCTTCATGTCTCATGGTCCTGCTCCCCGTCCCCAGCTGAGCAGCCTGCAGCCGCTGGGGCTGGTCACAGGCATACCCCTAGTGGACCTCAAGGAGCTGCTACCAGCCCAGGGCGAACCTGACCGCACCTACGAGAGCACTTCCCATACCCTCATGGTCAAGTGAGAGCTCCCTCTTGTGTTCTTGCAGTGCCCCCTGCTCCCTGTCCCCCTCACAAGGAAATCCTGCTCCCATGTCTCAGACCTGCCCTCTGCTGCTCGCCATTCTCTAGCCTCCTGTGGAGGAGCCACCCTGTGGCTGTGCGGCGGCTGAAGGTCCCAGGAGCCCACCCTGATGTGCTGCTGGCTGACCTTCAGCACTGCAGGtatcctgtcccagcctccccgCTGCCCAGCCTGCTCCCTGCGCCAGTGTCCACCTGCCCTCCCAACTTCAGCACTCCATAACCCCACGACAGGGCAGTGTGGCGGTAGCCATGGTTAGTCTTCACCTCTGGGTGGAACGCAGCATGGAGCCTTCGAGCTGGGGTGATTCCCCTTCCACTGGAAAGTGGATGCCCAGTTCTTTGTGCTGTGTCCCGTGGGCCTCGGAGAGGAGGCGGGCATAGGGAGGGGTAAATGGATGGGGAGTATGGGCTCAGTGCTGGTTCTGCCACCGTGGGGCTGTGCGACCAGGGTCTCAGGTTTCCCTCTAGCTGGTGGCTGGCGCAGGTGGCCTGCCCCTGGCACAGGGTGGGTGGTGTGTGCTCAGGAACAGAATCCACCCTGTGCAGGTTGGGCCTGCTTGTGAGTGGCCCGCTCTCCTCCCCGCCCAGCACCCTGCACCACCCCAACCTGCTGCTGCTGATGGCACTGAGCCCCTCGGTGGACCTGTCTGGGCTGTGCCTCCTCTTTGAGCCCGTGTGGCTGGGCTCCCTGCACGTGGTGCTGCACTCACAGAGACCAAGTGAGGAGGGTCCCCAAACCGTGCCAGGCTTGCTGCCTGGCCACCTGCTGCTGCAGGTGTTGgaggccctgctcttcctgcagGCCCGCTGGCGGGCCCACGGTGGACTTACCTCCCATGCCGTGCAGCTGGTGCGGCCAGGCCTGGCTAAGGTGGGCAACCTGGAGCATGGGCGCCCACTGCATCAATGCCGGCTGCGACCCAGGTGAGTGCTTTCGCCACCCGCCTGCCTGCCCTGTGAGCCTCCCAGTGGCCACTGCCTCATCAGGCCCCTTGGGCTCCACAGGCTGCAGCAGGGCTACCCTTGGGGGAACCAAGGGCTGCCCCCACCCCCTGAACTGTACCCATGGCTGCCACTTGAGCTGATCCACGGTGACATGCCTGCCACCACCTCAGATCTCTACAGTTTCTGCATCCTGGCTCAGGAGGTTTTCACTGGTCAGTGAGTGACCACCCTATACCCTGGCCCATTGAGGCATCCCACCTGGTTGGGTTCCCTGATTGTACTTCCTCATAGGAGagctgccctgggctgggagAGAGGGGCCTGAGGTGAAGGCTAAGCTGGAGGCAGGTGAGAGCCCAACTCTGGACCCCATGGTGCCAGCCCCCTACCAGGCCCTGGTTCAGGCTGGGCTGGGCCTAGGGCCTGCTGACCGCTGGGGCAGCTTGCAGAGTACTCGATACCTGCTGCGGGAGGCCATGGCCCAGGTACAGGAAGGTCAGCAGGGGTTGGGGGTAGTCATGGAATCCCAGGCAGGCTTTTGTCCCCCACAACACGCCTCCTTTCCACAGGACTCATCCCctgaggttggttccacattGGAGTGGACCACACTGTCTCCTCTACTGCAGGGTTCCCCACCAGGTTAGAGGGCAAGgaagggtggtggtggtgctgggcgTAGCGGATCTGTGCCTCCCGGTTACAACAGTTGCTCTGTCTCCCCAGAGAAACTGTTCTATGAGGTAGCTTCCAGAGTCAAGACCAGacccaggcctgtgccaccaggcCCCGTCCCATCCCAGGTAGGGGCCGGGGAATGGAGGTGGGGGACCAAGGCAGGTGTGGGGCACCTGGGTGACCCATGCCTACTGTGCCATTGTTCTCTGCAGGCCCTGGAGACTCCTGAGGCCACTGGCCACAGTAGAGTGC from Urocitellus parryii isolate mUroPar1 chromosome 15, mUroPar1.hap1, whole genome shotgun sequence includes:
- the LOC144250301 gene encoding inactive serine/threonine-protein kinase TEX14-like, which produces MPSLPSRFPVELGSVRDPDAQVGRLHRLAVAGGPSWGLARLLRRVVQVDGENSAGQTGLFLSALLGHSSAVRLLLAFGANPNHRCRDGSTPVHAGAFSGCGLVMLHLLQAGGDLRLHDQQGRTPRDWAEQGGAKPSWEMLELLQLCRAHMSALLHGADLAPTTSLGQLQASSGNSMCGSLSSLWLVQTDRTLKPEQIRRSPQIPALGFGQLSSLQPLGLVTGIPLVDLKELLPAQGEPDRTYESTSHTLMVNLLWRSHPVAVRRLKVPGAHPDVLLADLQHCSTLHHPNLLLLMALSPSVDLSGLCLLFEPVWLGSLHVVLHSQRPSEEGPQTVPGLLPGHLLLQVLEALLFLQARWRAHGGLTSHAVQLVRPGLAKVGNLEHGRPLHQCRLRPRLQQGYPWGNQGLPPPPELYPWLPLELIHGDMPATTSDLYSFCILAQEVFTGELPWAGREGPEVKAKLEAGESPTLDPMVPAPYQALVQAGLGLGPADRWGSLQSTRYLLREAMAQDSSPEVGSTLEWTTLSPLLQGSPPEKLFYEVASRVKTRPRPVPPGPVPSQALETPEATGHSRVQRSATLDSGSSLTLSSSPSCSPSPRARGRLHCCLEPSSIAPGTELIEEGLFSSLQQMDLLEEIMAELQSGCQLEDEPSLTPGTDC